DNA sequence from the Ferrimicrobium acidiphilum DSM 19497 genome:
TCGACCTGCTCCCGCCTGGCCTCAACAATGCGACACCAGGTACACCTGCGAATTTCATACAGATTTTCCTTAGCTCGTATGAACAGTGGGAATGGGAACACGTCACCGCCAACAAAGATTTTCCGCTCTGGGAAGATAAGCCCATTGATGGCATTAACTTTACTACCGTTCCGGGCTGGAGGGAGGTGGCCAAGGAGTTGCTGTTTACGCCACTGCTCGTTCTCGGCCCCATCCTACTCGACGCCTTCTACAAGGCAGTGTTTCATGAGCAGGAGGACCAGTCCCCGTCCCTGGAACCAACCTATAGAGATCTTCTCGATCGACCTGGGGGATACTCTTTGACCCGCGCTACCAGGTACAACACCGATGCTCCGGACTCCGTTCTCCTGTACGAAGTACTCGGCACCCTGGAGGACGTGCTGCATCTGAGTCGTGGACCACATAGCAGGTATGCGATCGCAGACTTCCTTGAGACGCTGGAGGAGAATGTCGATGGCCTCTTGTTAAAATATGTCCATTAGGTCGTTGCAACCTTCCTACAGAAGCTGCCTACGACAGATTGGCCGGACGGTTGCCAGCTGACGGCTTCCGCTAGCCAGACGAACCGGGGCTCATCTGTTCATCTCTGTCCTTTCTTGGCCGCGATTGAATTCACCTTGCGATCCCAAGACGATGCCAGAAGCTGGTCGACGGCGAAAGAACAGGTTGTGGCACAAGTAGTTTCATCCGTACTCTCGTAGCGTTCCTTTTTCATGCGCGGTCCTCCTTGTTAACCAAACGGGTTACCGATGTAGCTGATCGTTGACAAACCGACATGGGCTCCGACCTTAATCGGGGTGTTCATGGTGACAATGGTGACGTTGTTGGCGCCAACAACCTCGATTCTGGATGGACCCAGCGTCCTCGATCCCACAAGGGCTACTACGCCATAGCTTTGCGTGTTGCCCTTGAAAAGCACAATATCACCCTGCTGGGGTGTGGGTGCGCTCGCCAGCTCCTGCTTCATCACTGACGGTTGAGTTGACAGCGTGATGCCGTCATGCGAGAGTATTGTTGGCACCACATTAGCCCAACTTTCGGAGAATCTTCCCGAATTAGCGTCTAGCTAGATCTTTTTGCCCGATTTCGATGGGTTATCCACAGGTGGGATTTGTATTATGGCAGGTTATATACCAGGTGGGGTATGTTTGGAGTTGAATGTAGTGTCCTAATTATTAGAATACTTGTGATTAATGACAGCATTCCCTCCTACTCGCTGGTAGCATCGACTCTATGTACATCCGCTCAGTTGATACCAAGGCCAAGACCGGTGCAACATATACCAAGTATCAACTCGTCGAGTCATATAGAACTGAGAATGGTCCAAGACAGAAGATCATCTTGACCCTCACTGATCTAGATCTCGAGAAGCCTCTCTGGCCAGCTCTAGCTCGGGTGATTAGTGACCGCCTATCTGGGGTGGAGTCGATCTTTGACGAGGATCCAAAGATCGCTCACTATGCCGACATGGTGATGACCAAGCTCAGTGTGAAGAGCGAGATCACTACAAGTGATAGCAGACGAGACAGTGAGGCGGACTTTGAACGTGTTGATCTAAATACCGCCGCAACCACAAAGGTACGGAGCCTTGGTCCAGAGCTCATTGGGGAGAGGTTCTATGATCTCCTCGGTTGCGAAGAGATCCTGGCGAATGCAGGGCTACCTGCGAAGGTACTCCCGATCGCCAAGGCTGTCATTCTCGCTCGTCTCATCCATCCAGGCTCTGACCTTGCTACCTACAGGTGGATCCGGGATAACTCCTCATTTGTCGAGCTGGCTGGTATTGAGATCGCAAAGTTTACCAAAGACCAGGTGTATGAGGTCGCTGACGCACTCTATGGGGTAAAGGACGAGATCGAGAGAGCGCTCTTTCGCTCCTCGTCCACTCTGTTTCCAACTGATGAGACCCTCTTCCTCTTTGACCTGACCAATACCTACTTCGAGGGCAATGCCAAGGCCAATACCCTTGCTAAGTATGGCCACTCCAAGGAGAAGCGCTACGACTGTGCGCTTGTCTCACTTGCCCTCGTGGTTGATGCAAGAGGATTGCCCATCTACTCCGAGATCTATGAGGGTAGTGTCTCAGAACCAAGGACTTTAGCTGATGTTTTGGCCCACCTCGAGGAGTTGAGAGGAGAGACGCTCTTTGCTGGGGTTACCCCTACCATCATCATGGACCGCGGTATCGCAACTGCTGACAACGTTTCACTCTGTATCGAGAAAGAGCTCAACTACGTCGTTATCGAACGAGCCAACAAGGCGAGTCTCTACAAAGAACACTTCCGCTCTCTAGAGGGATTCGTAGAGGTCACCGATGCCAACGGTTCAGCTGTTGGACTAAAGAAGCTCCAAGAGGGCCAAACCAGTGTGGTTCTGTGCTCATCTGTAGGGAGAAAGAATAAAGAAACGGGGATCGCCAGTCAAGCTAGCACCAGGTTTCTAGCTGACATCGAACGATTGAAGCGCTCTATCGCCAGGGGTGCGGTGGTAAAGACCCAACTCGTCTCAGAGAGGATCGGACGCATCAAGGCTAAGTACCCAAGTGTTGCCGGTAACTACGACTTTTCGCTCAGCTACCACGAGGATCATGGCAAGGTCATAAAGCGGAGTCGAGTAGACCGGGTCATAGATCTCACCATTACTGAAAAGCCGACCAAGACGGGTAACGACTACCTACGTGGTGCCTACGTAATAGAGACGAGTCACAACGAACTCACAGAAGCCGAGATCTGGAATCTCTATATGACCTTAACCAGAGTCGAGAATACCTTTCGGTCCCTAAAGAACGATCTTGGCCTTCGTCCCGTCTATCACCAGCTAGCAACGAGAACCGCTGCTCACCTGTTCATCTCGGTACTTGGCTATCATCTCCTCAGCGCTATTGAGCTCACCTTGCGATCTAACGATGACACCAGGAGTTGGTCGACGATTAAAGAACAGGTCTCTACCCACGCTAGGACCACCATGGTGTTGACTAGTGACGAGGGGATCGTCAATCACATACGGGTCTCCTCTGTCCCAGAGCCAACACAGCGCAAGATCTATTCTCTTCTTGGGGTCAGGGACCCCCTGAAGCGCACAAAGACAATTGCCACGCGTTTGTAGTGTCCTACTGCTCTAACCCCAACCCCTCTACCAGGGAGAATGCGGATGAGTTTCGAAAGTTGGCGTATGAGTAACGACACAGACATAATCATCGCTGGTCAACTTGGCACGGACATCACCAACCCGCCCGGCTAACACGCACCCCGCCAACGCTACGAGGCAGCACATGAGATAAGCAGAGCCTCGGTCGGCTCTCAGCTCTCAGCCGAACGCAGGGCACCTTCAGAGACGGCGGCGATCCCAGCCAGACAGAGCAAGGTGAGCGCTCCAGCAGCAAGGAAGCTCCCTCGCAAACCAAGGAGCTTGGCGCTTACTCCACCAAGCACTGCGCCAAGCGGCACCGCTCCCAACGCAACCAGCCTATACGCGGCGGTAGCTCGACCGAGGATCGCAGCGGGTACCACCCGCTGGCGGAAGCTGACGGTGGTCACGTTGTAGCACCCAACGCCGAACCCAGCGATCGCCAAGGCTAACCCTGCGCTGTAGGGGTCGACGAGCATCCCCGGGCCGGCGAGGCCGACGGCGATGGCGAGTACTGACCCGGCGAGCAGCTTGCCTCGTCCGACCCTCCGGAGGCGCTTGGTGGCGGCGGCGCCCGTAATCCCTCCCACGGCGAAGCACGACAGCAGCAGGCCGTAGCCGACTCCGGATAGTTCTAGCGGTCCCGGTGCCACCGCGTAGAGCACCAGCACCACCAAGACACCCTCGGAGGCTACGTTCGCAATTGCGGTCGTCGCCATAAACGCACGTAGCTGGCGATGACCAACCACGAGCTTCAATCCCTCGACCACATCTGCGCGAAGGCTCGAGGCTCGCTTGGCGTCGCTCCCGTGGAAGGCGGTGCCAGAACTGGCGAGCACCACCGCAGCGAGCGCGTAGCAGCCCGCAGCAGTCCACATCGGCGCGACGAGCCCGACCGCCACCAGGACCCCGGCTAGCGGCGGGCCACCGAGACTTCCCACCGCGTGCTGCATGGAGAACAGCCAGGCGTTCGCACGCTCCAGGCCGTCCGAGCCCACCACCTGGGGAAGCAGTGCGGAGCCGGTCGCGGCGATGAGCACTTGAGCACTGCCGACCACGAACGTCACCAAGTCGAGCACGGCAAGGCCGACCGGAACCGAGTCGAGCAACACGGCCAGAGTCGCTAAGGCGACTGCAGCTAGCATCGCAGCACGAGCCATCGTCGTCCGGCGCTCGGCCCGATCGGTGGCCAGCCCTGCGGGCAGAGCGACAAGGAGCTGCGGCAGCGTCGCCGCTAGTCCGACTCCAGCTACCGCAGCTGGCGTGCGAGACACGTGCACAGCGATCAGCGGGAACGCCGCCAGCACCAGACCGTCACCCAGAAACGACCCGCCCTGAGCTAACAGGAGACGGTGAAGACCGAAGTTCGAGGAGCGTAGCCTCAGCCAGGGGCGACGGTCCCGCCGCCCCGGACCGAGCGCCTCCGTCACTTATCCGACCTCAAAACCTCGGCTGTTGCAGCCGCCGGTTGCACTCGCCAAGTCTCGACCGTTAATGCTTGCCCCTCCATAGCGCCCCCGCTTTAGCATGAGCGCGCTCAGCGTATAGCGCCCAGTGACTACCCGGGACCTCCTCGGAGGCGATACCGATCCGATCCAAGAGCCACAGCGCGATCCCCGGGTTACGAGCAAGTATCGGCCCATGTAGGTAGCTAGCGACAATAGGACCATAGACGATACCGTCATATCCGTCCTGGCCGTTGCCATTGCCCTCGTGCACCTTCGCCAATGGCTGGCATCCTTCATCTAGAATCGTCATCGCTCCGTGATTCTCAAAACCGGTAATCAACGACTGCCCCACCCCGATCAACGGTGTTCCAAGAACCTCGCCAACCATACGCCCGGGTGCTCTTAGGCTATCGACCGGCAACAGACCGAGGCCCGGCAAAGTTGACTCCCCGACGGCAAAGCTGCGCCCCAACACTTGATAACCGGCGCAGACGGCCAGTATCGGACGCTCCTGCTCAACCACACGATGCAGAGGGGAGCCCTCGGCCAGACGTCTGGCAGCCAGAGCCTGCGGGCCATCTTCCCCACCACCGAGTAGGTAGATATCACCATCAGTAGGGACCTCATCGTTGATGCCCACCGAGACTAATTCGGGCACACGACCGGCAAGCTCGACCAAGTGGGCAAGGATTCGCGCATTCCCTTGGTCGCCATAGGTTCCGAGCACATCCGGAAAAAGAGAGATAATCCTTACCGTCATGGGGCCGACTCCGCCGTCAAGGCGACAATTGCTCCTACCTCGGCGCGTATGGCCACCAACGATCGAAAAGCCGTGTAGTTACCGAGGTAGACGATACGACTCCTGCCGCTGGACACGAGTCGATTAGCCGCCAACCGAAGCGCTGC
Encoded proteins:
- a CDS encoding MFS transporter; this encodes MTEALGPGRRDRRPWLRLRSSNFGLHRLLLAQGGSFLGDGLVLAAFPLIAVHVSRTPAAVAGVGLAATLPQLLVALPAGLATDRAERRTTMARAAMLAAVALATLAVLLDSVPVGLAVLDLVTFVVGSAQVLIAATGSALLPQVVGSDGLERANAWLFSMQHAVGSLGGPPLAGVLVAVGLVAPMWTAAGCYALAAVVLASSGTAFHGSDAKRASSLRADVVEGLKLVVGHRQLRAFMATTAIANVASEGVLVVLVLYAVAPGPLELSGVGYGLLLSCFAVGGITGAAATKRLRRVGRGKLLAGSVLAIAVGLAGPGMLVDPYSAGLALAIAGFGVGCYNVTTVSFRQRVVPAAILGRATAAYRLVALGAVPLGAVLGGVSAKLLGLRGSFLAAGALTLLCLAGIAAVSEGALRSAES
- a CDS encoding IS1634 family transposase; this translates as MYIRSVDTKAKTGATYTKYQLVESYRTENGPRQKIILTLTDLDLEKPLWPALARVISDRLSGVESIFDEDPKIAHYADMVMTKLSVKSEITTSDSRRDSEADFERVDLNTAATTKVRSLGPELIGERFYDLLGCEEILANAGLPAKVLPIAKAVILARLIHPGSDLATYRWIRDNSSFVELAGIEIAKFTKDQVYEVADALYGVKDEIERALFRSSSTLFPTDETLFLFDLTNTYFEGNAKANTLAKYGHSKEKRYDCALVSLALVVDARGLPIYSEIYEGSVSEPRTLADVLAHLEELRGETLFAGVTPTIIMDRGIATADNVSLCIEKELNYVVIERANKASLYKEHFRSLEGFVEVTDANGSAVGLKKLQEGQTSVVLCSSVGRKNKETGIASQASTRFLADIERLKRSIARGAVVKTQLVSERIGRIKAKYPSVAGNYDFSLSYHEDHGKVIKRSRVDRVIDLTITEKPTKTGNDYLRGAYVIETSHNELTEAEIWNLYMTLTRVENTFRSLKNDLGLRPVYHQLATRTAAHLFISVLGYHLLSAIELTLRSNDDTRSWSTIKEQVSTHARTTMVLTSDEGIVNHIRVSSVPEPTQRKIYSLLGVRDPLKRTKTIATRL
- a CDS encoding type 1 glutamine amidotransferase; translated protein: MTVRIISLFPDVLGTYGDQGNARILAHLVELAGRVPELVSVGINDEVPTDGDIYLLGGGEDGPQALAARRLAEGSPLHRVVEQERPILAVCAGYQVLGRSFAVGESTLPGLGLLPVDSLRAPGRMVGEVLGTPLIGVGQSLITGFENHGAMTILDEGCQPLAKVHEGNGNGQDGYDGIVYGPIVASYLHGPILARNPGIALWLLDRIGIASEEVPGSHWALYAERAHAKAGALWRGKH